In Vibrio sp. 10N, the following proteins share a genomic window:
- a CDS encoding SirB1 family protein: MIELFDEDFDAIELAEGALILNKAVDPETQQHWAELELARLAKEAEQQLFHERDDKQRLDALLRLFYTEWQFKGDDDEYFSSDNAFIDKVLERRKGVPVSLGSILLYLGSKLGLPMEAVTFPTQFLVKVCWPNEAPVYINPYDGEYVSKKRLQAWLIGHEGPLAKLEAKHLETVDNPTVIGRWLALLKSALLREEKYTLALQCTDLALTFVPDDPYEIRDRGYIYQQLDCHQIAASDFQYFIDQCPDDPAIELLKTQVTAISRTPVTLH; this comes from the coding sequence ATGATTGAACTGTTTGACGAAGATTTTGATGCGATAGAGTTAGCAGAAGGTGCACTGATCTTAAACAAAGCAGTGGATCCAGAGACGCAGCAGCATTGGGCTGAACTTGAACTCGCGCGCTTAGCCAAAGAGGCTGAGCAGCAGCTATTTCACGAACGTGATGATAAGCAGCGTTTAGATGCGCTGCTTCGACTATTTTATACCGAATGGCAATTTAAAGGTGATGACGATGAGTACTTCTCATCGGATAATGCATTCATCGACAAGGTACTAGAGCGCCGTAAAGGCGTGCCAGTGAGCCTTGGCTCTATTTTGCTCTACCTTGGTAGCAAGCTTGGCTTACCAATGGAAGCGGTCACTTTCCCAACTCAATTTTTGGTGAAAGTGTGCTGGCCAAATGAAGCGCCGGTGTACATCAATCCATACGATGGTGAGTACGTCAGTAAAAAGCGCTTACAAGCATGGCTTATCGGTCATGAAGGACCGCTTGCTAAGCTAGAAGCTAAACACCTTGAAACGGTTGATAATCCAACTGTGATTGGCCGTTGGTTAGCGCTACTGAAAAGTGCGCTGCTGCGTGAAGAGAAATACACCTTAGCTTTGCAATGTACCGATTTGGCTCTGACGTTTGTACCAGACGATCCATACGAAATTCGCGATCGCGGCTATATTTATCAACAGCTAGATTGTCATCAAATTGCGGCAAGTGATTTTCAATACTTTATTGATCAATGCCCAGATGACCCAGCAATCGAATTACTGAAAACACAGGTGACAGCGATTAGTCGCACCCCTGTGACCCTTCACTAA
- the kdsA gene encoding 3-deoxy-8-phosphooctulonate synthase: MEMKTVHVGDIPVANDKPFTLFAGMNVLESRDLAMQICEHYVKVTEKLGIPYVFKASFDKANRSSVHSYRGPGLEEGMKIFQELKDAFGVKIITDVHTEAQAQPVADVVDVIQLPAFLARQTDLVEAMAKTGAVINVKKPQFMSPGQVGNIVDKFAECGNDNIILCERGSCHGYDNLVVDMLGFGVMKKASNGSPIIFDVTHSLQMRDPSGAASGGRREQTVELAKAGLATGIAGLFIEAHPNPDKARCDGPSALPLDKLEPFLAQMKALDDLIKGFDHIDIK; the protein is encoded by the coding sequence ATGGAAATGAAAACTGTACACGTAGGCGATATCCCAGTAGCGAATGACAAGCCTTTCACGCTATTCGCTGGTATGAACGTTTTGGAATCACGTGATCTTGCGATGCAGATCTGTGAGCACTATGTGAAGGTAACAGAGAAGCTGGGTATTCCTTACGTATTCAAAGCTTCATTTGATAAAGCAAACCGCAGCTCTGTGCATTCTTACCGTGGTCCAGGTCTTGAAGAAGGGATGAAAATCTTCCAAGAGCTGAAAGATGCCTTTGGCGTGAAAATCATCACTGACGTTCACACAGAAGCGCAAGCTCAACCTGTCGCAGACGTTGTAGATGTGATTCAGCTACCAGCATTCCTAGCTCGTCAAACCGATCTTGTTGAAGCCATGGCTAAGACAGGCGCTGTGATCAACGTGAAAAAGCCTCAGTTCATGAGCCCAGGCCAAGTTGGCAACATTGTTGATAAGTTTGCTGAGTGCGGCAACGACAACATCATCCTTTGTGAGCGCGGCTCTTGTCACGGTTACGACAACCTAGTGGTTGATATGCTTGGTTTTGGTGTAATGAAAAAAGCCTCAAACGGCAGCCCAATCATTTTTGATGTGACGCACTCACTGCAAATGCGTGACCCATCTGGTGCTGCTTCTGGCGGTCGCCGTGAGCAGACGGTTGAACTGGCGAAAGCAGGTCTTGCGACGGGTATTGCGGGTCTATTTATCGAGGCGCACCCAAACCCAGACAAAGCGCGTTGTGACGGCCCATCGGCTTTACCACTCGATAAACTAGAGCCGTTCTTGGCTCAAATGAAAGCGCTGGATGATTTGATTAAAGGATTCGATCATATCGACATCAAATAG
- the ushA gene encoding bifunctional UDP-sugar hydrolase/5'-nucleotidase UshA: MKKSLMFKSVLSAAIIASLAGCATQPEQEWNADETYKLTILHTNDHHGRFWQNKYGEYGMAARKTLIDQIRSDVEAEGGSVLLLSGGDINTGVPESDLQDAEPDFKGMSMIGYDAMALGNHEFDNPLEVLFKQKEWANFPMLSANIYDKETGERLFDAYHMFDKQGIKIAVIGLTTEDTAKIGNPEYIGGIEFRDPKVEAKKLIAELKETEKPDLIFAVTHMGHYENGQRGVNAPGDVALARYLNEGDLDMIVGGHSQEPVCMEGPNVVKKNFKPSDECKPDMQNGTWIVQAYEWGKYVGRADYEFKNGELNMVSYDLIPVNLKKKVKIDGKKQRVLVEDEIKQDAELLAFLSPFQEKGQEQLGAKIADTNGKLEGDRNVVRFSQTNLGRLIGTAHMERAKADFAVMNSGGVRDSIAEGDVTYKDVLIVQPFGNIITYTDMTGAEVLDYLNVVATKPVDSGAYAQFAGIEMTVGKESVSNVVINGKALDPKATYRFTVPSFNAAGGDGYPKLTGHPGHVNTGFVDAEVLKEYLEANSPIDVNKYQPKGEIVYKN; this comes from the coding sequence ATGAAAAAAAGCCTTATGTTTAAGTCCGTACTGAGTGCGGCTATCATCGCGTCACTAGCAGGATGCGCAACTCAACCCGAGCAAGAATGGAATGCTGATGAAACGTACAAGCTAACCATCCTGCATACCAATGACCATCACGGTCGTTTCTGGCAAAACAAATATGGCGAATATGGTATGGCAGCGCGTAAGACGTTGATCGACCAAATTCGCTCAGACGTGGAAGCAGAAGGCGGCAGCGTACTGCTACTTTCTGGTGGTGACATCAATACAGGTGTACCAGAGTCTGATCTTCAAGACGCTGAGCCGGACTTTAAAGGCATGAGCATGATTGGTTACGATGCGATGGCGCTAGGTAACCACGAATTTGATAACCCACTAGAAGTTCTGTTTAAACAGAAAGAGTGGGCAAACTTCCCAATGCTGTCTGCCAACATCTACGACAAAGAAACTGGCGAGCGCCTGTTCGATGCTTACCACATGTTTGATAAGCAAGGTATCAAGATCGCGGTTATCGGTCTAACAACGGAAGATACGGCAAAAATTGGTAACCCTGAGTACATCGGTGGCATCGAATTCCGCGATCCAAAAGTAGAAGCGAAAAAGCTTATCGCCGAGCTAAAAGAGACGGAAAAACCAGATCTTATTTTTGCTGTGACTCACATGGGCCACTATGAAAACGGTCAACGTGGTGTCAACGCACCAGGTGACGTAGCCCTAGCGCGTTACTTGAACGAAGGCGATCTAGACATGATTGTGGGTGGTCACTCACAAGAGCCTGTATGTATGGAAGGGCCAAACGTCGTTAAGAAGAACTTCAAGCCAAGCGACGAATGTAAGCCAGACATGCAAAACGGTACTTGGATTGTTCAAGCGTACGAGTGGGGTAAATACGTCGGTCGTGCTGACTATGAGTTCAAAAACGGCGAGCTGAACATGGTGAGCTACGACTTGATTCCAGTCAACCTGAAGAAGAAAGTCAAAATTGACGGTAAGAAGCAGCGCGTATTGGTTGAAGATGAAATCAAGCAAGATGCAGAGCTACTGGCTTTCCTATCACCATTCCAAGAAAAAGGCCAAGAGCAGCTAGGTGCAAAAATTGCTGACACAAACGGCAAGCTGGAAGGTGACCGTAATGTGGTTCGCTTTAGCCAAACTAACCTAGGTCGTTTGATTGGTACTGCACACATGGAACGCGCAAAAGCGGACTTTGCTGTGATGAACTCGGGTGGTGTTCGTGATTCTATCGCAGAAGGCGATGTCACTTATAAAGATGTACTGATCGTTCAGCCATTCGGCAACATCATTACTTACACTGACATGACAGGTGCAGAAGTTCTTGATTACCTAAATGTTGTTGCGACAAAACCAGTAGACTCAGGTGCTTACGCGCAGTTCGCTGGCATTGAAATGACAGTAGGTAAAGAGTCAGTGTCTAACGTCGTTATTAATGGCAAAGCGCTGGATCCTAAAGCGACTTACCGCTTTACCGTACCAAGCTTCAACGCGGCAGGTGGTGATGGTTATCCAAAACTGACAGGTCACCCAGGTCACGTCAACACAGGCTTTGTTGATGCAGAAGTGCTAAAAGAGTACCTAGAAGCGAACAGCCCAATTGATGTAAACAAGTATCAGCCAAAAGGCGAAATTGTTTATAAAAACTAG
- the ybaK gene encoding Cys-tRNA(Pro) deacylase: protein MTPAINRAKKKKITHTVHQYDHDPRHESYGLEAVEALGQDPATVFKTLLFAINGEPKNLAVAVIPVAEKLNLKLAAKAAGGKKADMADKDIAQKTTGYVLGGISPLGQKKALPTFIHSSAESLEMMCVSAGKRGLEIELAPTDLAALTRAKFVNLCEA from the coding sequence ATGACCCCGGCAATCAACCGAGCTAAAAAGAAGAAGATCACTCACACCGTTCACCAATACGATCATGACCCTCGCCATGAGAGTTATGGCTTGGAAGCGGTAGAAGCACTAGGGCAAGATCCCGCGACTGTATTTAAAACCTTATTGTTTGCTATCAATGGTGAACCAAAGAATCTAGCAGTTGCAGTCATTCCTGTGGCTGAAAAGCTTAATTTGAAACTGGCAGCGAAAGCCGCTGGTGGCAAAAAAGCCGACATGGCGGACAAAGACATTGCCCAGAAAACGACAGGTTATGTGCTAGGTGGTATTAGCCCTTTAGGCCAAAAGAAGGCATTGCCGACGTTTATTCACAGCTCCGCCGAGAGCCTAGAAATGATGTGTGTGAGTGCAGGAAAGCGCGGGTTAGAAATTGAGTTAGCACCGACCGACTTGGCGGCACTAACTCGAGCGAAATTTGTGAATTTATGTGAAGCTTAA
- the rluF gene encoding 23S rRNA pseudouridine(2604) synthase RluF: MSNPADGKRLNKYISETGFCSRREADRLIEQQRVTINGKVPEMGTKVLPGDDVEIDGKPVRSKEKPIYIALNKPTGITCTTERDVPGNIVDFVGHHKRIFPIGRLDKPSDGLIFLTNDGDIVNKILRAGNNHEKEYVVRVDKPITKDFIKKMGAGVAILDTVTLPCKVEQETKFSFRITLTQGLNRQIRRMCEALGYDVLKLRRVRIMNISIDGIPNGKWRYLSDEEVAEILRMCEGSVSTEEASRKDAKGRHINKATDAKLHDARREAEFEKNQRDGRNPRSASRNNRDNMKTYSGHGADEYRRGPSKRRHSDSDNQRSEGGRGGKPSQRKPNHSGNKSRPAKPAAKRPVNPKSGQSESGQRKPRVGGTLSLKK, from the coding sequence ATGTCGAACCCTGCTGACGGAAAACGTCTCAACAAATACATCAGTGAAACGGGCTTTTGCTCGCGTCGTGAAGCGGACAGGCTCATTGAGCAGCAACGCGTAACGATCAATGGCAAGGTGCCAGAAATGGGCACAAAAGTGCTACCTGGCGATGATGTTGAGATTGATGGTAAACCTGTTCGTAGCAAGGAAAAACCGATCTACATCGCGCTTAATAAGCCGACGGGTATCACTTGTACGACTGAGCGTGATGTGCCTGGAAACATTGTCGACTTTGTTGGTCACCACAAGCGTATTTTCCCTATTGGTCGTTTGGATAAACCTTCCGATGGTCTTATCTTCTTGACCAATGATGGCGACATCGTTAATAAAATCCTTCGTGCTGGCAACAACCACGAAAAAGAGTACGTGGTTCGCGTCGATAAGCCGATCACTAAAGACTTCATCAAAAAGATGGGCGCAGGAGTCGCTATCCTTGATACCGTCACTCTGCCGTGTAAAGTTGAGCAAGAGACCAAGTTTTCGTTCCGTATTACGCTGACACAGGGCCTCAACCGTCAGATCCGCCGCATGTGTGAAGCATTAGGCTATGACGTTCTAAAACTGCGCCGCGTACGCATTATGAATATCTCTATTGATGGTATTCCAAACGGAAAATGGCGTTACCTAAGCGATGAAGAAGTGGCAGAAATTCTGCGCATGTGTGAGGGTTCTGTCAGTACAGAAGAGGCTTCACGCAAAGACGCTAAGGGTCGCCATATCAATAAGGCTACCGATGCTAAGCTGCACGATGCGCGTCGTGAAGCTGAGTTTGAGAAGAACCAGCGTGATGGCAGAAATCCGCGCTCGGCTAGTCGCAATAACCGTGACAACATGAAAACGTATTCTGGTCACGGTGCCGATGAATACCGCCGTGGCCCGAGTAAGCGTCGTCACTCAGATTCCGATAACCAACGCAGTGAGGGTGGTCGTGGTGGCAAACCGAGCCAGCGCAAACCAAATCATTCTGGTAATAAATCACGCCCAGCGAAACCAGCAGCCAAAAGACCCGTTAACCCAAAATCTGGTCAGTCAGAGTCGGGTCAACGTAAGCCTCGTGTCGGTGGGACTTTGTCGCTGAAAAAGTAG
- the smrA gene encoding DNA endonuclease SmrA, whose translation MSQDDDLDLFQQMMGDVKPIQHDTVELKKSHQVSDAQMAKRQAALWLSEQDPEYLSIDYAPMVKPDDIIEFKRDGVQEGVYRKLRLGKYPLQAKLDLHRRTLKEAREEVIKFLQQCMRMDIRTVIIVHGRGERSNPPALMKSYLANWLTQIKDVQCVHSAQRFHGGSGAVYVMLRKSQEKKLENRERHQKRMS comes from the coding sequence ATGTCTCAAGACGATGACCTAGACCTATTCCAGCAAATGATGGGCGATGTGAAGCCTATTCAACACGATACCGTCGAACTGAAAAAGTCCCACCAAGTTTCCGACGCGCAGATGGCAAAGCGCCAAGCTGCACTTTGGCTGTCTGAGCAAGACCCTGAATATCTCTCTATCGACTATGCGCCCATGGTCAAACCTGATGACATCATCGAATTCAAACGCGATGGCGTTCAAGAAGGGGTATATCGCAAACTCAGACTCGGCAAGTACCCTCTGCAGGCCAAGCTCGACTTACACCGTCGAACACTCAAAGAAGCACGTGAAGAAGTGATTAAGTTCCTTCAGCAATGTATGCGCATGGATATCCGAACCGTTATCATTGTCCATGGCCGCGGCGAGCGATCTAACCCACCTGCTCTTATGAAAAGCTACTTGGCAAACTGGCTAACGCAAATCAAAGATGTCCAGTGTGTTCATAGTGCTCAACGCTTCCATGGCGGCAGTGGTGCTGTGTATGTCATGCTACGAAAAAGCCAAGAAAAGAAGCTTGAGAACCGCGAACGCCATCAAAAACGCATGAGTTAA
- a CDS encoding DUF3149 domain-containing protein, producing MDFWLDLLFGNAVGLSSMIVIFGAFGLMLFYGAFFIYKVMNDKSPH from the coding sequence ATGGACTTTTGGCTTGATCTCCTATTTGGTAATGCAGTGGGCTTGTCTTCAATGATTGTGATTTTTGGGGCGTTTGGTCTGATGCTGTTTTACGGTGCTTTCTTCATCTATAAAGTAATGAATGACAAATCTCCTCACTAG
- a CDS encoding IS4 family transposase: MSIQNFFADFLEENPVDVAQLTTFSEHIPDEWVAKAASLSDKATIRRRRLPSDMVLWLIVGMAFFRNEPIAEVARRMNVCADGLADEELLAKSALTQARQRLGKAAPEWLFKQCGKTWGLERYPDDTWQGLQVFAVDGALFRTADTPELREHFGSGNTSSNRQTPHPVLRVVTMMNVRSHVIVDAAISPYRRGEIPLAMPFINALPDNSVTLLDKGFYGADLLLSLHNSGINRHWLLPAKKGVKYTLLDDKESSDMLVEMKTSPQARKKNPNLPEKWTVRAVTYEVQGKSKTVFTSLPRDKYDAQSVAELYHERWEIELGYRDIKSSMQHNALVLRSKTVDLVYQELWGLLLGYNLVRREASQAAVEHGRLPNEISFKYACQFIASQLKVMSKAVSLGNTPKRLKSLRGDLSILFIDKRPKPNRPRAVKISKTRYPVNRNAAPLK, encoded by the coding sequence ATGTCTATTCAAAACTTCTTTGCCGACTTCCTCGAAGAAAACCCTGTCGATGTAGCTCAGCTCACCACATTCTCTGAACATATTCCTGATGAGTGGGTCGCTAAAGCAGCCTCTCTGTCTGATAAAGCGACAATCCGTCGACGCCGACTACCGAGTGATATGGTTTTGTGGTTAATTGTTGGTATGGCTTTTTTCCGTAATGAACCCATTGCCGAAGTCGCACGGAGAATGAACGTCTGTGCTGATGGCCTTGCTGATGAAGAACTGTTGGCAAAGAGCGCTTTAACCCAAGCAAGACAGCGCTTAGGTAAAGCAGCACCAGAATGGCTGTTTAAGCAATGCGGAAAAACATGGGGGCTTGAGCGATACCCTGATGATACTTGGCAAGGCCTACAGGTTTTTGCTGTAGATGGTGCTCTTTTTAGAACAGCTGACACACCCGAATTAAGAGAACATTTTGGCTCTGGTAATACGTCTAGCAACAGGCAAACACCTCATCCAGTATTGAGGGTTGTGACAATGATGAATGTTCGCTCTCATGTCATCGTTGATGCAGCGATAAGCCCGTATCGCCGAGGTGAAATCCCTCTAGCGATGCCCTTCATCAACGCTTTACCAGACAACTCTGTGACATTACTGGATAAAGGGTTTTATGGAGCAGATTTACTACTTTCTCTTCACAACAGTGGAATAAATAGACATTGGCTTCTCCCTGCAAAGAAAGGAGTCAAATATACCCTACTGGACGATAAAGAAAGCAGTGACATGCTAGTAGAGATGAAGACCTCTCCACAGGCTCGTAAGAAGAACCCTAATCTTCCTGAGAAATGGACAGTCAGGGCGGTCACTTACGAGGTCCAAGGTAAATCCAAGACGGTGTTTACCTCTCTTCCTAGAGACAAGTATGACGCTCAATCCGTGGCAGAGCTTTATCATGAAAGGTGGGAGATAGAATTAGGTTATCGTGATATCAAGAGTTCGATGCAACATAACGCTTTAGTGTTGAGAAGCAAAACAGTCGATCTCGTCTATCAAGAGCTATGGGGACTGCTACTTGGTTATAACTTGGTGAGACGAGAAGCTAGTCAAGCCGCAGTTGAACACGGGCGCTTACCTAATGAAATAAGTTTTAAGTATGCTTGCCAATTTATAGCCAGCCAGCTCAAAGTGATGAGTAAAGCGGTATCCTTAGGTAACACGCCGAAACGCTTAAAGAGCCTTCGAGGCGACCTATCCATCCTCTTTATAGACAAACGCCCTAAGCCAAACCGGCCTAGGGCGGTAAAAATATCAAAAACCCGATACCCTGTTAATCGCAACGCTGCTCCTCTTAAATGA